One Jeotgalibaca porci genomic region harbors:
- a CDS encoding ABC transporter permease subunit, with translation MYIFKNELRRHRITTVAIGVILGLFMMIVITIYPAFSDDAQNMMAAFGDLSSFTNLLNIDITQLGSLEGYYGMEHDVLVNLTISVYAAMLGGNLLLKEEREHTSEFLLTHPVSRVRVIAEKLLASTVILLVVLLCVYSISLLTVYFSGQEVAAGIFFKIHLVSFLLYLNIHLLALGLVELVPYKNATLGTFVVVFLYALLVISNLKPDWEFLRWLTPFHYSSTSFIINTDTIPWKYIAANYAISFVFLFLGLYRYTKRDIDY, from the coding sequence ATGTATATATTTAAGAATGAACTCAGACGACACCGGATAACGACCGTAGCAATTGGCGTTATTTTGGGACTGTTCATGATGATTGTGATAACTATTTATCCCGCATTTTCCGATGACGCACAAAATATGATGGCGGCCTTTGGTGATCTCTCGAGTTTTACGAACCTACTGAATATTGATATAACCCAGTTAGGTAGTTTGGAGGGCTATTATGGGATGGAACATGATGTGCTCGTCAACTTAACGATTAGTGTTTACGCGGCTATGTTGGGCGGTAATCTGCTTTTGAAAGAAGAGCGTGAACATACAAGCGAGTTCCTTTTGACGCATCCGGTGAGTCGTGTGCGTGTGATAGCGGAGAAGTTGTTGGCCAGCACAGTGATTCTTTTAGTGGTTCTCTTGTGTGTGTATAGCATCAGTTTATTGACGGTATATTTTTCGGGGCAAGAAGTGGCTGCAGGCATCTTTTTCAAGATTCACTTGGTCAGTTTTTTACTTTATTTAAACATCCACCTTTTGGCATTGGGACTCGTTGAGTTAGTACCCTATAAAAATGCGACACTTGGAACGTTTGTTGTCGTTTTTCTGTATGCGTTGCTCGTGATTTCAAATCTTAAGCCCGATTGGGAATTTTTACGGTGGCTCACACCGTTTCACTATAGCAGCACGTCCTTTATCATCAACACGGATACCATCCCTTGGAAATATATCGCCGCCAACTATGCGATTAGCTTTGTCTTTTTATTCTTAGGACTGTACCGCTACACGAAACGTGATATTGATTACTAA
- a CDS encoding type II toxin-antitoxin system RelE family toxin has product MNSKYKVEFENGAQKTLKKLDKHQALLIMGWIQKNLVNCTNPRLHGKGLTANRSGEWRYRIGDYRLIADINDETVTILMLQIGHRKDIYD; this is encoded by the coding sequence ATGAACTCAAAATACAAGGTAGAGTTCGAAAATGGAGCTCAAAAAACATTAAAAAAGCTAGATAAACATCAAGCGCTATTAATTATGGGTTGGATTCAAAAGAATCTAGTAAATTGTACGAATCCTAGGCTTCATGGAAAAGGACTAACTGCAAATCGTTCAGGGGAATGGCGTTATAGAATCGGTGATTACCGCTTAATAGCGGATATCAACGATGAGACAGTAACTATTTTAATGCTTCAAATTGGGCATAGAAAAGATATCTATGACTAG
- the relB gene encoding type II toxin-antitoxin system RelB family antitoxin codes for MTVISLRLDEQEDKLIKEYAKTKNISVSALIRSSVLEKIEDEIDLGLYNQAMKEHRENPQSISFEDMLKELSD; via the coding sequence ATGACTGTTATATCACTGCGTTTAGATGAGCAAGAAGATAAACTAATCAAAGAGTATGCTAAAACTAAAAACATTTCGGTATCGGCTTTAATTAGAAGTTCTGTTTTGGAAAAGATAGAAGATGAAATTGATTTAGGCTTATACAATCAAGCTATGAAGGAACATAGAGAAAATCCACAAAGTATATCATTTGAAGATATGCTGAAAGAGCTTTCTGATTAA
- a CDS encoding YcjF family protein, translated as MRIRKKYTYYSRKEGFLMKKKFSKNSFKKKKQDNEEEVVIEETNEFSMFFNEVLKKLPQKTATIIMGSFDKSKQQAEKILSNSKEQYEKIFDEFLVGVDPEIRKKCYKTIHAATLTAAIIGCSPIPFSDAFLLVPVQLTMMSRLHKTFGQSWSENLGSALSKELVVVGLGRSVVGNLLKMVPTVGTVAGAAINGAVASTITAALGWVTVKLLNEGEDIFDDITSFKGQFDILLKTLQASNKKSK; from the coding sequence ATGCGAATTCGTAAGAAATACACATACTATAGTAGAAAAGAGGGATTCTTAATGAAAAAAAAATTTAGTAAAAATTCATTCAAGAAGAAAAAACAAGATAATGAAGAGGAAGTTGTTATTGAAGAAACTAATGAATTTTCCATGTTCTTCAACGAAGTGCTAAAGAAGCTGCCCCAAAAGACAGCGACAATAATAATGGGATCATTTGATAAATCTAAACAACAAGCTGAAAAAATATTATCCAACAGCAAAGAGCAGTATGAAAAGATCTTTGATGAGTTTCTGGTAGGGGTTGATCCTGAGATCCGGAAGAAATGTTATAAAACTATTCATGCTGCGACGTTGACAGCTGCAATTATTGGTTGTTCACCAATTCCTTTCTCGGATGCGTTTCTTTTAGTCCCTGTTCAACTGACAATGATGTCACGCCTTCATAAAACATTCGGGCAGTCATGGTCAGAGAACTTAGGCTCTGCATTATCTAAAGAGCTTGTTGTCGTGGGATTAGGCAGAAGTGTTGTCGGGAATCTATTGAAAATGGTACCGACTGTAGGGACTGTTGCCGGAGCGGCTATAAACGGTGCAGTGGCCAGTACGATTACAGCTGCATTGGGCTGGGTAACTGTCAAATTATTGAACGAAGGTGAAGATATCTTTGATGATATCACGTCCTTCAAGGGGCAATTTGATATCCTCTTGAAGACCCTCCAAGCATCAAATAAGAAGAGTAAATAA
- a CDS encoding ABC transporter ATP-binding protein gives MRRINTRELDKEITAQPPKVTSQLLKRIYLYLKPYQLQVGLSILVILFASLLGVLPSMLTGRIIDEGFIGGNFTKLVTLIAASFLVLILTGLVGLLQSYLGSWLSQNIGKDMRNHMYGHLQKLSQGFYSSGKQGEIITRMTSDISGVQSFVTGTLTQTIANLATLTTSMIAMFQMNGALAIVAILIVPLLIFPIKLVGKKRWELTNESQDLNDEANELLNETLSVSGQQLVKLFTKEEAEYARYSSINENLTTVKIKEATVGRWFRMIAQTFVEAGPMFIYLVGGFMLLVNNHQGLTVGDITVLVALMSRMYRPLMQLMDIHIEFIRSLALFTRIFDYLDMPVDIENKPDATLPTTLTGDLSFNAVTFHYNEQSPILKGINFQVNEGETLAIVGPSGAGKSTIFNLIPRLYDVTGGEIKMGGHDIRDLDLHFLRQNIGMVTQETYLFNASIRDNLLYAKSDATEEELIQACKEANIHTFISNLPDGYDTEVGNRGIKLSGGEKQRLSIARVFLKDPKILILDEATSSLDSLSEGLIQEALSSLLKNKTSLVIAHRLSTIMSADKILVLEDGKEVERGTHQQLLQNDGMYKLMYETQFKPYLNEDRTLVSA, from the coding sequence TTGAGAAGAATCAACACAAGAGAACTAGACAAAGAAATTACTGCGCAGCCACCAAAAGTCACAAGCCAATTACTGAAACGCATCTATTTATATTTGAAACCTTATCAACTTCAAGTCGGCTTAAGTATTCTGGTTATTCTCTTTGCTTCTCTCCTCGGTGTTCTGCCCTCCATGCTGACCGGTCGGATTATCGACGAAGGCTTTATCGGCGGAAACTTTACCAAACTTGTCACCCTCATTGCCGCATCATTTCTCGTTTTGATTTTAACAGGTCTGGTCGGTCTCCTTCAAAGCTACCTCGGCTCCTGGCTATCTCAAAACATTGGAAAAGATATGCGTAACCACATGTACGGCCACCTTCAGAAACTCTCGCAAGGCTTTTATTCTTCCGGTAAACAAGGCGAAATCATCACACGGATGACCAGCGACATCAGTGGTGTCCAAAGCTTCGTGACCGGAACCCTAACCCAAACCATCGCCAATCTCGCAACACTTACCACTTCCATGATTGCCATGTTCCAAATGAACGGCGCCTTAGCAATCGTGGCCATTCTCATTGTTCCGCTATTAATTTTCCCGATTAAATTAGTCGGCAAAAAGCGTTGGGAACTAACCAACGAATCCCAAGATTTAAACGATGAAGCCAATGAGCTCTTAAACGAAACATTGAGCGTCAGCGGTCAGCAACTCGTTAAATTATTTACCAAAGAAGAAGCGGAGTACGCGCGCTACAGTTCAATCAACGAAAATCTGACTACGGTTAAAATCAAAGAGGCAACAGTCGGCCGCTGGTTCAGAATGATTGCCCAAACGTTCGTTGAAGCCGGTCCGATGTTCATTTACTTAGTCGGTGGCTTCATGCTACTCGTAAATAATCACCAGGGTCTGACAGTCGGTGATATCACTGTTTTGGTTGCGTTGATGTCACGCATGTACCGACCGTTGATGCAGTTAATGGACATTCACATTGAATTCATCCGCTCCCTCGCCCTCTTCACGCGTATCTTCGATTATTTAGATATGCCGGTAGATATTGAAAATAAACCCGATGCGACGCTTCCAACCACTCTTACCGGTGACCTCAGCTTTAACGCTGTCACGTTCCATTACAACGAACAATCTCCTATTCTCAAAGGTATCAATTTCCAAGTTAACGAGGGCGAAACGCTCGCGATTGTCGGTCCTTCCGGCGCTGGTAAATCAACTATTTTCAATCTTATTCCCCGTCTTTATGATGTAACTGGCGGCGAGATTAAGATGGGCGGTCATGACATTCGCGATTTGGACCTTCATTTCCTGAGACAAAACATCGGAATGGTGACTCAAGAAACGTACCTCTTCAACGCATCCATACGCGACAACTTGCTGTACGCCAAGAGCGATGCGACGGAAGAAGAACTCATCCAAGCCTGTAAAGAAGCCAACATCCACACCTTTATTTCCAACCTTCCGGACGGTTATGATACTGAAGTCGGAAACCGCGGCATTAAGTTGTCCGGCGGTGAAAAACAACGACTCTCCATCGCCCGCGTGTTCCTGAAAGATCCAAAAATTCTGATTCTGGATGAAGCAACCTCCAGCTTGGATTCTCTTTCTGAAGGCTTGATTCAAGAAGCATTAAGCTCTTTATTGAAAAATAAAACCAGCCTGGTCATTGCGCACCGCTTGTCGACCATTATGTCCGCCGATAAAATCCTCGTGTTGGAAGATGGAAAAGAAGTCGAACGCGGCACACACCAACAGCTGCTTCAAAATGACGGGATGTACAAATTGATGTACGAAACCCAGTTCAAGCCGTACCTCAATGAGGATAGGACGCTCGTGTCCGCGTAG
- a CDS encoding MarR family winged helix-turn-helix transcriptional regulator translates to MENNPNTPVTEILTHINRLKLQRRSQQKTGRGTGIVLSYLYDNDTNVIPSELGKMMNVSTPRITTILNKLEAKNLIERKISPEDRRNVFITLSNEGRKMAAEKKAQQEKLIQTLVSRVDEQDIQAFIRVLDALEIVIDEQGWEL, encoded by the coding sequence ATGGAAAACAATCCGAATACCCCTGTCACTGAAATCCTCACACACATCAATCGCTTAAAGCTACAACGTCGCTCCCAACAAAAAACTGGGCGCGGAACCGGCATCGTTCTTTCTTACCTCTATGACAATGACACTAACGTCATTCCCAGCGAGCTCGGAAAAATGATGAATGTCTCTACGCCCCGTATCACGACTATTCTCAATAAACTGGAAGCTAAAAACCTGATTGAACGTAAAATTTCACCTGAAGATCGCCGCAATGTTTTTATTACCTTGAGTAATGAAGGCCGAAAGATGGCCGCAGAGAAAAAAGCCCAACAGGAAAAGCTTATTCAAACGCTGGTGAGTCGGGTCGATGAACAGGACATCCAGGCTTTTATCCGCGTATTGGACGCACTGGAAATAGTTATCGATGAACAAGGTTGGGAACTTTAA
- a CDS encoding McrB family protein: MEKNIEEIVGFLCQQYERLKSSINFVNDDLLAEQRNYFTTKFSKEVLKRMTPEEALENLMNSKNRDSLVYHLEFKNDEDFNTSNFGGIGGGTAGKFTIFHSNKFSQWVKWEGNSQVPISDQAAQERAYEISQNLVKLHHHIENSPHETLEDIREMVRAIEADQELVRFYQYGWVHKYFHLFYPEKVTDFSSTNTFRSLLVKLKHPFVNEISVEEENNTYILDFLYNELVKRIGLTHPNLSKIIYSVFELGSTNYYKVELNKYSVSDLDKMIHSEYFFPPIKLNRDLSDFTSTKELREFTKEIDYREYSATQINSLTIGLKRNDVLLLVDEREAKYVGVLKGEYEFISEEAFQHRVPIVWHKVKDTFEISGKVPKLINRIYPIKDQVNVELAVEKGDTVSSTILPNRKEVKPLKGIMREINSLLMKKKQVILTGAPGTGKSYWALNTVYELVARQNYQNSFVNLQPEEQKQVKNSTQIKVVVMHSNYGYEEFVEGLRPENVNGELVFNVKDGVLKEFANEAILEPDKNYYLILDEINRTDLTKVFGELIYSIENTKRGEYIELSVSKDRFTMPSNLYIIGTMNNADKSVSMIDLALRRRFGFINLETDYELINQVIQENPILVDEEDVVDENMDPESSTRGAEINISDWLLAVNERIIDTLGSEGKDLQIGHSYFLSKGDVISEPAQLVDVIKYEVIPLLEEYTYNNTEQLKRILGRKIFDSSNRLKKDLLTEAKFADLVEALDEQVL; encoded by the coding sequence ATGGAAAAAAATATTGAAGAAATAGTTGGTTTCCTGTGTCAACAATACGAGCGTTTAAAAAGTTCTATAAATTTTGTGAACGATGATTTATTAGCAGAACAACGCAATTATTTTACAACCAAATTTTCGAAAGAAGTATTAAAGAGGATGACACCGGAGGAAGCTCTTGAAAATTTGATGAACTCAAAAAATAGAGATAGTCTGGTTTATCATTTGGAATTTAAAAATGATGAGGATTTCAATACAAGTAACTTTGGCGGCATCGGTGGGGGAACGGCTGGTAAATTCACGATTTTTCATTCTAATAAGTTCAGTCAATGGGTAAAATGGGAGGGGAATTCTCAAGTTCCTATTTCCGATCAGGCGGCACAAGAAAGAGCTTATGAAATTAGCCAAAACCTAGTTAAACTACATCATCACATTGAAAATAGCCCGCATGAAACTTTAGAGGATATTCGCGAAATGGTTAGAGCAATCGAAGCGGATCAAGAACTTGTTCGCTTTTATCAATATGGGTGGGTTCATAAATATTTCCATCTTTTTTATCCAGAAAAAGTTACAGATTTTTCCTCAACGAACACTTTCAGATCCTTATTGGTAAAGCTCAAGCATCCATTTGTAAATGAAATTTCGGTGGAGGAAGAAAACAACACCTATATTCTTGACTTCCTTTATAACGAACTTGTAAAAAGGATTGGCTTGACACATCCAAATTTAAGCAAAATTATTTATTCCGTCTTCGAGTTAGGTTCAACAAATTACTATAAAGTGGAACTCAACAAATATTCTGTCTCAGACCTTGATAAAATGATTCACTCAGAGTATTTCTTTCCACCTATAAAATTAAACAGAGACTTGTCTGACTTTACCTCTACAAAAGAGTTGAGGGAATTTACAAAAGAAATTGATTATCGTGAGTATAGTGCTACTCAAATCAACTCATTAACGATAGGCCTGAAGCGTAACGATGTACTTTTGCTTGTTGATGAGCGGGAAGCTAAGTATGTTGGCGTCTTAAAGGGGGAGTATGAATTTATAAGCGAGGAAGCCTTTCAACACCGTGTGCCCATTGTTTGGCACAAAGTCAAAGATACTTTTGAAATCAGTGGAAAAGTGCCAAAACTAATCAACAGAATCTACCCTATAAAAGATCAAGTAAACGTGGAACTGGCAGTTGAGAAGGGCGACACGGTTTCTTCTACAATCTTGCCAAACAGAAAAGAGGTAAAACCGCTTAAAGGGATTATGAGAGAAATCAATTCGCTGCTAATGAAGAAGAAACAGGTTATCCTAACAGGCGCACCGGGAACCGGTAAATCGTATTGGGCCTTAAATACTGTCTATGAATTAGTGGCTAGACAAAATTATCAGAATAGTTTTGTTAATTTGCAGCCTGAGGAACAAAAACAAGTTAAAAATTCAACACAAATCAAAGTAGTTGTCATGCACTCGAATTACGGTTATGAAGAATTTGTAGAAGGTTTACGCCCTGAGAATGTCAATGGTGAGTTAGTTTTCAATGTAAAAGATGGTGTGCTAAAAGAATTTGCCAATGAAGCTATTTTGGAACCTGACAAAAATTATTACTTAATTTTGGACGAAATTAATCGGACAGACCTGACGAAAGTTTTTGGTGAATTGATTTACTCCATCGAAAACACGAAACGCGGTGAATACATAGAACTTTCTGTTTCAAAAGATAGATTTACTATGCCTAGCAATCTCTACATAATTGGAACCATGAACAATGCTGACAAATCAGTCTCAATGATTGATTTAGCTTTAAGACGTAGATTTGGTTTTATAAACTTGGAGACAGATTACGAACTAATTAATCAAGTTATCCAAGAAAATCCTATTTTAGTAGACGAGGAAGATGTTGTTGATGAAAATATGGATCCAGAAAGTTCAACAAGAGGAGCTGAAATCAACATCAGTGATTGGTTGCTGGCTGTTAATGAAAGAATTATAGATACATTAGGCTCTGAAGGTAAGGATTTACAAATTGGGCACTCATATTTCTTATCAAAGGGTGATGTTATTTCTGAACCCGCACAGTTAGTCGATGTCATTAAATATGAGGTCATTCCATTGCTAGAAGAGTATACCTACAATAATACGGAGCAACTAAAAAGAATATTAGGGCGGAAGATTTTCGACTCATCTAACCGTCTTAAGAAAGATTTACTTACAGAAGCTAAATTTGCTGATTTGGTTGAAGCCTTGGATGAACAGGTGTTGTAA
- a CDS encoding 5-methylcytosine restriction system specificity protein McrC, with the protein METIRLKEWETVRLSEYDSLTLQRLLDLQKRNIIKTSLTEQGILVTANSNVGFETNESFSLFIEPKVSSISMIKMIGFLHGFIPTNEENLAHLGSGKSSFLDLLILQWVDLIEKLSSKMRKNYITIQNRESYIKGKINSKELAKQGVVTSHTPIEYQVLELDQPLNQMIKAGLLYFKKGTSNPFIINKVNLLLRKYTLVSSIPLSSQLLDRLLSRLTRLEEVYKIPLEYLNWLLSITGIARGNQLGKSMWINMNALFQNYLTKVFTIYAPEYRFMSEVSNRTIFKYENDSNPFNKAAISIRPDLMVFQASNLIRIIDFKYKDLVKNNVSTSDLYQLSNYGFSIGEGKVHPIILYPSIQDVPDQKILVNIPILESKQRIILRSVNLVELERFIETGDYGGMVQFAHEMLGKSK; encoded by the coding sequence TTGGAAACGATACGATTAAAAGAATGGGAAACAGTCAGACTCTCAGAATATGATAGCTTAACTTTACAAAGATTGCTTGATTTACAAAAGAGAAACATTATAAAAACGAGTCTTACTGAGCAGGGGATTTTGGTTACTGCTAACTCGAATGTTGGCTTTGAGACAAATGAATCTTTTAGTTTGTTCATTGAGCCAAAAGTCTCATCTATCTCCATGATAAAAATGATAGGATTCCTCCATGGATTTATCCCGACGAATGAAGAAAACTTGGCTCATTTAGGTTCAGGAAAGTCATCTTTTCTGGATTTATTAATATTGCAATGGGTGGACTTAATTGAGAAGTTAAGTTCTAAAATGAGGAAAAATTATATTACGATACAAAATCGTGAAAGTTATATTAAAGGGAAAATTAACAGTAAAGAATTAGCGAAACAAGGCGTTGTTACATCTCATACGCCTATTGAATACCAGGTGCTCGAACTCGATCAACCGTTGAACCAAATGATTAAAGCTGGTCTGCTTTACTTTAAAAAGGGGACTAGTAATCCCTTTATAATAAATAAAGTTAACTTACTATTACGAAAATATACATTAGTTTCAAGTATCCCTCTTAGTAGTCAGTTACTTGATAGGCTATTATCGCGGTTAACAAGACTAGAAGAAGTATATAAAATACCGCTTGAGTACTTAAATTGGTTACTTTCAATTACTGGAATTGCACGAGGCAACCAGCTTGGGAAATCTATGTGGATCAATATGAACGCATTATTTCAAAACTACTTAACCAAGGTTTTTACAATCTATGCTCCAGAATATCGTTTCATGTCAGAAGTCTCAAATCGTACCATTTTCAAATATGAAAATGACTCTAATCCCTTCAATAAAGCGGCGATTTCTATCCGTCCGGATTTGATGGTTTTCCAAGCAAGTAATTTAATCAGGATTATCGATTTTAAGTACAAAGACTTAGTCAAAAATAACGTTTCTACCTCCGACCTATATCAGCTTTCAAATTATGGTTTTTCTATTGGTGAAGGTAAAGTTCACCCAATTATATTGTATCCGAGCATTCAGGATGTCCCTGACCAAAAAATTCTAGTAAATATACCCATTCTCGAAAGTAAGCAACGGATTATCTTACGTAGCGTGAATTTGGTGGAGTTAGAGAGGTTTATCGAGACAGGAGATTATGGAGGAATGGTACAGTTCGCTCATGAGATGTTGGGAAAAAGTAAGTGA
- a CDS encoding metallophosphoesterase, whose translation MKFNKTEGSLVHDEKRSPLLSTENGVELPTELITRFELYPENKRRPVNKTLFKNDYFKLTYDMKKKDLAISSRGDIVYSAIPYDTSRNYIQRAAIQYLLYPEEAREYIRSHKVNLETYIMPSIFQVTKKRVGKDSFEVKQAYNAIFQNPLFEIQILGRLLQHDETGPISANLPGKFLFNENIHTGISEYIFEYLNFVIQLTKSLPIATDGKSVELLETNLMNQSFADSRDKDSFLTYESNTEIAISLLPQEVKLSIEKSILISKKAIPAINKPLLKSKYGEELSRVRKTYIAHSVHPKESERYFENVLSTENTNLINVVSDIHASDGRLPFSNKNFNILVGDVSDSHVSNKEIKGIYVIGNHELVDVLPRSREELQTKKWRPFLRSDWFKQLLADPDESWYMLPVGSHRFYEVAKEELEKRFPQVKVLHNSSMVHEGVQYIGLTIPVVLVKRKKEQQKFILKTLKKLLNKDYDIPTVVISHAPLFNELNMLSMKSNAYNNDYYCSEPKIEKLFKEHNIIGAIHGHHHIPASSGRSKVVKFAGKEIFVVCSIYSKINTGFELVDLVNSNYQIKEL comes from the coding sequence ATGAAATTTAATAAAACAGAAGGTTCTTTAGTCCATGATGAGAAGCGGTCCCCCCTTTTATCAACAGAAAATGGAGTAGAACTACCGACAGAGCTTATTACCCGTTTTGAACTTTATCCAGAAAATAAGCGGCGCCCCGTTAACAAAACATTGTTTAAAAATGATTATTTTAAATTAACGTACGATATGAAGAAAAAAGATTTGGCTATATCATCCAGAGGAGACATAGTCTATTCTGCTATTCCTTATGATACATCTAGGAATTATATTCAACGTGCAGCCATTCAGTATTTACTTTATCCAGAAGAGGCACGTGAGTATATCAGAAGTCATAAAGTAAATTTAGAAACGTATATTATGCCTAGCATTTTTCAAGTAACAAAGAAACGTGTAGGTAAAGACTCTTTTGAAGTTAAACAAGCATATAATGCAATATTTCAAAATCCGTTATTTGAGATTCAAATTCTTGGGCGACTACTACAGCATGATGAGACTGGACCAATTTCCGCAAACCTGCCAGGTAAGTTCTTGTTTAATGAAAATATACATACAGGAATATCGGAGTATATTTTTGAATATCTGAACTTTGTTATTCAACTCACTAAATCATTACCCATAGCAACTGATGGAAAAAGCGTTGAGTTGTTGGAAACCAATTTAATGAATCAATCTTTTGCTGATAGCAGGGATAAGGATAGTTTTTTAACATATGAATCAAATACTGAAATTGCAATAAGCTTACTACCACAAGAAGTAAAACTAAGTATAGAAAAATCAATTCTCATTTCTAAAAAGGCCATTCCTGCAATAAATAAGCCACTTTTAAAATCGAAATACGGGGAAGAGCTTTCCCGTGTTAGAAAAACCTATATTGCGCATAGTGTTCATCCGAAAGAGTCAGAAAGGTATTTTGAAAATGTCCTTTCTACAGAGAATACAAATTTAATTAATGTTGTCTCCGATATACATGCAAGTGATGGACGACTTCCGTTTTCTAACAAGAATTTTAACATATTGGTTGGAGATGTCTCCGACTCTCATGTTTCAAATAAAGAAATAAAAGGTATTTATGTTATTGGAAATCATGAATTAGTAGACGTGCTACCGAGGAGTAGAGAGGAACTTCAAACTAAAAAGTGGAGACCATTTTTGAGGAGTGACTGGTTTAAACAACTATTAGCTGATCCAGACGAATCGTGGTACATGTTGCCTGTGGGAAGCCATAGGTTTTACGAGGTAGCAAAGGAAGAACTTGAAAAACGATTCCCGCAAGTAAAAGTGCTGCATAATAGTAGTATGGTTCATGAAGGAGTCCAATATATAGGGCTCACAATACCTGTTGTTTTAGTTAAAAGAAAGAAAGAACAACAAAAATTTATTCTCAAAACCTTAAAGAAATTGCTTAATAAGGACTATGATATTCCAACAGTAGTTATCTCACATGCACCACTGTTTAACGAATTAAATATGCTCTCAATGAAAAGTAATGCATATAATAATGATTATTATTGTTCAGAGCCCAAAATTGAAAAACTATTTAAGGAACACAATATCATAGGAGCCATACACGGTCATCATCATATACCAGCATCATCTGGACGAAGCAAAGTTGTGAAGTTTGCAGGTAAAGAAATTTTTGTGGTGTGCTCAATTTACTCAAAAATAAATACAGGATTTGAATTGGTGGATTTGGTAAATTCTAACTATCAAATTAAGGAACTTTAA
- a CDS encoding TrkA C-terminal domain-containing protein, whose protein sequence is MGFLATKIKADSDLADAYIRDINLAFDFIIAKILRQGETIVPKGNVQLKVGDIVVMAGRSYFDVVGTDLLEFRINDYNNWVNKKIKNIHLDHEFLIVLVLRDDNELIVPNGDTKIREGDTVLVLDAKGIEG, encoded by the coding sequence ATGGGCTTCTTAGCAACCAAAATAAAAGCTGATAGCGATTTAGCGGATGCTTATATACGGGATATTAACTTGGCTTTTGATTTTATTATCGCAAAAATTCTTCGTCAAGGTGAGACCATCGTTCCCAAAGGGAATGTCCAACTCAAAGTAGGCGATATTGTCGTAATGGCCGGACGCTCATATTTTGACGTAGTCGGAACGGATCTCTTAGAATTCCGCATCAATGACTATAATAATTGGGTAAACAAAAAAATTAAAAATATCCATTTAGATCATGAATTCCTCATTGTTCTGGTTTTAAGAGATGACAACGAATTAATTGTCCCTAATGGCGATACCAAGATCCGCGAAGGGGACACAGTTCTCGTGTTGGATGCAAAAGGTATTGAAGGATAA